From a single Prosthecobacter sp. genomic region:
- a CDS encoding bifunctional riboflavin kinase/FAD synthetase, whose amino-acid sequence MQVLRSIETLSTLPGPLALAVGVFDGLHLGHQEVIRAAQEHAAQHHGTAVVVTFDPHPAHVLRPGSAPKLLCGPRHQQLVLSQIGIPCLLACPFTAETAKTPAREFIQQLVEAARPLGCISVGYTWNFGHKREGNIHLLMEMGQKHDFAVYGVPPLKIDGEIVSSTLIREAISTGNFTKAATLLGRDYSVFGTVIEGQKLGRQLGSPTANVDVENEQLPPLGVYAVQARIGDAWLPAVANLGRRPTVAENAEPSLEVHLLDWSGDLYGKDLEVRFTKFLRPEMKFSGLDELKAQIQRDIETARV is encoded by the coding sequence ATGCAAGTTCTCCGTTCCATCGAGACGCTTTCCACCCTTCCAGGCCCCCTCGCCCTTGCCGTGGGTGTGTTTGATGGCCTCCACCTCGGCCACCAAGAGGTGATTCGAGCCGCTCAAGAGCATGCGGCCCAGCATCACGGCACTGCGGTGGTCGTCACCTTCGATCCCCATCCGGCGCATGTGCTGCGCCCTGGATCAGCGCCGAAACTGCTCTGCGGCCCGCGTCATCAGCAGTTGGTCCTCTCTCAAATCGGCATTCCCTGCCTGCTGGCCTGCCCCTTCACGGCTGAGACGGCGAAAACGCCCGCACGCGAATTCATCCAGCAACTCGTCGAGGCCGCACGTCCGCTGGGCTGCATCTCCGTCGGCTACACGTGGAATTTCGGCCACAAACGCGAAGGCAACATCCACCTGCTCATGGAAATGGGCCAGAAGCACGACTTCGCCGTGTATGGCGTGCCGCCGTTGAAAATCGACGGCGAAATCGTCAGCAGCACCTTGATCCGTGAAGCCATTTCCACAGGCAACTTCACCAAGGCCGCCACACTGCTTGGCCGCGACTACTCCGTCTTCGGCACCGTCATCGAAGGCCAGAAACTCGGCCGCCAGCTCGGTTCCCCCACCGCGAATGTCGATGTGGAAAACGAGCAACTCCCGCCGCTCGGCGTTTATGCCGTGCAGGCACGCATCGGCGATGCCTGGCTGCCCGCTGTCGCCAATCTCGGCCGCCGACCCACCGTCGCTGAAAATGCCGAGCCTTCGCTCGAAGTGCATCTCCTCGACTGGAGCGGCGATCTTTACGGCAAGGACTTGGAAGTCCGCTTCACGAAGTTCCTGCGTCCTGAGATGAAATTCAGCGGCCTCGACGAACTCAAGGCGCAGATCCAGCGCGACATCGAAACGGCGCGTGTTTGA
- a CDS encoding CNNM domain-containing protein, translated as MSLLIAALIYLNLLLILAVVSASETAIHSARDVEAQLLTAGEGDVANKLRAITANPFAQLHRALLLSAALNLALAALGLWLVTGPLRALGWNPWAASSILFLATVLLGDMAPKFFAARNPSVVLLGSLRLLHPLRNVLDPLAALVDRATDALLQKFVAKHVKTRLPVTRDEFETLVEMRQEQGLLDNDESAMIHETLDIEALTVRDCMIPRVDLALMSSEDTPEKTTAVLEKAASRFVVVYGETPDSVEGVIDTGAWKLANRPPWNTLLRTPAFVPETMPVLEALDHHLQSNDQPVLIADEYGGLEGMITRREIADWLLYDAAPWHGEGSEIRDLGGGRYLLDGGTRLDHLQKELDIEIDVGGIDTIGGLVFNQLGHVPKPGERITIASADIKVRRIVRARIQEVELRLKPKPSDEAADI; from the coding sequence ATGTCTCTGCTCATCGCTGCTCTGATTTACCTGAACCTGTTGCTGATCCTCGCGGTTGTCTCCGCCTCGGAAACCGCCATCCACAGCGCACGGGACGTGGAGGCGCAGCTTCTGACCGCCGGCGAAGGGGACGTGGCCAACAAACTCCGCGCCATCACCGCCAACCCCTTCGCGCAATTGCACCGCGCGCTGCTGCTCTCCGCCGCGCTGAACCTCGCGCTCGCCGCGCTTGGCCTGTGGCTTGTCACCGGCCCTCTGCGTGCGCTCGGCTGGAATCCTTGGGCCGCCTCATCCATTCTATTCTTGGCAACGGTCCTGCTAGGAGACATGGCCCCGAAATTTTTTGCCGCGCGCAATCCCTCCGTGGTTTTGCTCGGCAGCCTGCGTCTTCTGCATCCGCTGCGCAATGTTCTCGATCCTCTCGCCGCCCTCGTCGATCGCGCCACCGACGCCCTTCTGCAAAAATTCGTCGCCAAGCATGTGAAGACGCGCCTGCCCGTCACACGCGACGAGTTTGAAACCCTCGTCGAAATGCGCCAGGAGCAGGGCCTGCTCGACAACGATGAGAGCGCCATGATCCACGAGACGCTCGACATTGAGGCGCTCACCGTGCGCGACTGCATGATCCCGCGCGTTGATCTCGCGCTCATGAGCAGCGAGGACACGCCGGAAAAGACCACCGCCGTGCTCGAAAAGGCCGCCAGCCGTTTTGTCGTCGTCTATGGCGAGACGCCCGACTCCGTCGAAGGCGTGATCGACACCGGCGCCTGGAAGCTCGCCAACCGTCCACCTTGGAACACGCTGCTGCGCACCCCTGCCTTCGTTCCAGAAACGATGCCCGTGCTCGAAGCGCTCGATCATCACCTGCAGAGCAATGACCAGCCGGTGCTCATCGCCGATGAATACGGCGGCCTCGAAGGCATGATCACACGCCGCGAGATCGCCGACTGGCTGCTTTATGATGCCGCCCCGTGGCATGGGGAAGGCTCCGAAATCCGCGATCTAGGCGGCGGTCGCTACCTGCTCGACGGCGGCACGCGGCTCGATCATCTGCAAAAGGAACTCGACATCGAGATCGACGTCGGCGGCATCGACACCATCGGTGGTCTCGTCTTCAATCAGCTCGGCCACGTACCGAAGCCTGGCGAACGCATCACCATCGCCAGTGCCGACATCAAAGTCCGCCGCATCGTCCGCGCCCGCATTCAGGAGGTCGAGTTGCGCCTCAAACCCAAGCCCTCCGACGAAGCCGCGGACATCTGA
- a CDS encoding ThuA domain-containing protein: MRSLLLSALVFAFGSLQAADTLKVLIVDGQNNHKWDITTPVLKNALESSGAFTVAVSTTPPKGAPKEAWDAWKPVFGDYKAVVSNYNGEPWPEAVRAAFTKYVADGGGFVSVHAANNSFPDWKEYNDMIGVGGWGGRNEKSGPWLYVKDGKLFRDTSAGNGGAHGAQHEFVVEIQNPDHPITRGLPKRWLHAKDELYSKLRGPAENVDVLSTAVSDLTAVSEPNNLVLAYHKGRVFHTTLGHADYSMLDRGFYTILQRGTEWVATGNVERTAAVPADFPTETAVSVVKLEGYPKQEAPKPKK; this comes from the coding sequence ATGCGCTCACTTCTTCTCTCCGCACTCGTTTTCGCCTTCGGCAGCCTGCAAGCCGCCGACACATTGAAAGTCCTCATCGTGGACGGGCAAAACAATCACAAATGGGACATCACCACGCCGGTGCTGAAGAACGCGCTGGAGAGCAGCGGTGCCTTCACGGTCGCTGTGAGCACGACGCCACCGAAGGGTGCGCCGAAAGAGGCTTGGGACGCGTGGAAGCCTGTGTTTGGCGATTACAAGGCGGTGGTGAGCAACTACAACGGCGAACCGTGGCCGGAAGCCGTGCGCGCTGCCTTCACGAAGTATGTCGCGGATGGCGGTGGTTTCGTCTCCGTGCATGCGGCGAACAATTCGTTTCCTGACTGGAAGGAATACAATGACATGATTGGCGTCGGTGGCTGGGGTGGACGCAATGAGAAGTCGGGTCCTTGGTTATATGTGAAGGACGGCAAGCTGTTCCGCGATACGAGTGCTGGCAATGGCGGCGCGCATGGGGCGCAGCATGAGTTTGTGGTGGAGATTCAGAATCCTGATCATCCGATCACCCGCGGTCTGCCGAAGCGCTGGTTGCATGCGAAGGACGAGCTTTATAGCAAGCTGCGTGGTCCGGCGGAGAATGTGGACGTGCTGAGCACGGCGGTGTCGGATCTCACGGCGGTAAGCGAGCCGAACAACTTGGTGCTGGCCTATCACAAGGGCCGTGTGTTTCACACCACGCTGGGCCATGCGGATTACTCGATGCTGGATCGCGGCTTTTACACGATCCTGCAACGCGGCACGGAATGGGTGGCCACGGGCAATGTGGAGCGCACAGCGGCGGTGCCGGCGGATTTTCCCACGGAAACAGCGGTGAGCGTGGTGAAGCTGGAAGGTTATCCGAAGCAGGAGGCGCCGAAGCCGAAGAAGTAA
- a CDS encoding CNNM domain-containing protein codes for MTWFLILIVCLVLSFALSGLESAVLAVSRVRVRHAASEGDRRARRLLPLLEDRDALIGCITVANHMTNLAAFVLIALPVIRNASLWGYALAFVLALPVFLIGLEVMPKKLFRRYPFRSLRSVSPLVHLVGLGRPLFRAFAAVRNPSESTEAPSESRLARGRDDLKVLAHELAAQHQLSATATHLIGRVLDYKKLRAVDLMQPLSRSIALATEMSVSTALIIAREQNCTLLPVLGETGSFIGVLDTTELPATLPPDRLVRHHMRNLDTVPASLPALHTLQRMRKQGRRLAIVLDERQAPLGLITEERLLEPLMH; via the coding sequence GTGACCTGGTTCCTCATCCTCATCGTCTGCCTCGTTCTCTCCTTCGCCCTTTCGGGTCTGGAGAGCGCCGTGCTGGCCGTGAGCCGCGTGCGTGTGCGGCATGCCGCCAGCGAGGGGGATCGTCGTGCGCGCCGCCTGCTGCCGCTGCTGGAGGATCGTGATGCCCTCATCGGCTGCATCACCGTGGCCAACCACATGACCAATCTCGCCGCCTTCGTGCTCATCGCGCTGCCGGTCATTCGCAATGCCAGCCTGTGGGGTTACGCGCTCGCCTTTGTGCTCGCGCTGCCTGTGTTCCTCATCGGCCTGGAAGTGATGCCGAAGAAACTTTTCCGCCGTTATCCGTTTCGTTCGCTGCGCAGCGTCTCGCCCCTCGTGCATCTGGTCGGACTGGGGCGGCCCTTGTTCCGCGCCTTTGCCGCCGTGCGAAACCCATCCGAAAGCACCGAAGCGCCCAGTGAATCACGTCTTGCACGCGGACGCGACGATTTGAAGGTGCTCGCGCACGAGCTCGCCGCGCAGCACCAGCTTTCCGCCACCGCCACGCATCTCATCGGGCGTGTGCTCGACTACAAAAAGCTGCGCGCCGTCGATCTCATGCAGCCGCTCTCGCGCAGCATCGCCCTTGCTACGGAAATGTCCGTCAGCACCGCGCTCATCATCGCTCGCGAGCAAAACTGCACCCTGCTGCCCGTCCTCGGCGAAACCGGCAGCTTCATCGGCGTGCTCGACACCACCGAGCTTCCCGCCACGCTGCCTCCCGACCGCCTCGTGCGCCATCACATGCGCAACCTCGACACCGTTCCCGCCAGCCTGCCCGCCCTGCACACGCTGCAACGCATGCGCAAGCAGGGCCGCCGCCTCGCCATCGTCCTCGACGAACGCCAGGCTCCTCTCGGCCTCATCACCGAGGAGCGTCTGCTCGAACCGCTCATGCATTGA
- a CDS encoding M20/M25/M40 family metallo-hydrolase — MSPSSKTFLLDLLATPSPTGFEARGQRKWAAYARKFADRVESDAYGNAWATLDGDKDGRRLMFEAHADEIGYMVRFISKDGFIFVDRIGGSDVATARGRRVDILGDQGTVRGVIGNTAMHIRDREDEKVPKAHELAIDIGASSAKEVAKAGIRVGHPAVYADGVEELGTDKLCGRALDNRIGGYIIAEVIARLSKRKARLPTTVYAVNAVQEEIGGHGARMIAHRLMPDVAIVVDVTHATDTPQIDLKLHGSVQLGGGPTLTHGAANHVEVVQRLIAVAEKEKIPVQHEATSRTTGTDTTAIFIQQHGIPSALVSLPLRYMHSVVEMAHLQDVEHTIQLLTAFAESVKAKDVFRVKL, encoded by the coding sequence ATGTCCCCTTCCTCCAAAACTTTCCTTCTCGATCTCCTCGCCACGCCGAGTCCCACCGGCTTCGAGGCACGCGGCCAGCGCAAGTGGGCGGCCTACGCACGCAAGTTCGCCGACCGCGTGGAGAGCGACGCCTACGGCAACGCCTGGGCCACGCTCGATGGCGACAAGGATGGCCGCCGCCTCATGTTCGAAGCTCACGCCGATGAGATCGGCTACATGGTGCGGTTCATCTCCAAGGACGGCTTCATCTTCGTCGATCGCATCGGCGGCAGCGATGTCGCCACCGCACGCGGCCGTCGCGTCGATATTCTGGGCGACCAAGGCACCGTGCGTGGCGTCATCGGCAACACCGCCATGCACATCCGCGACCGTGAGGACGAAAAGGTGCCGAAGGCCCATGAACTCGCCATCGACATCGGCGCCTCCAGCGCCAAGGAAGTCGCCAAGGCCGGCATCCGCGTCGGTCATCCCGCCGTCTATGCCGACGGCGTCGAGGAACTCGGCACCGACAAGCTCTGCGGCCGGGCCTTGGACAACCGCATCGGCGGCTACATCATCGCCGAGGTCATCGCCCGCCTCAGCAAGCGCAAAGCCCGCCTGCCCACCACCGTCTATGCCGTCAACGCCGTGCAGGAGGAGATCGGCGGCCATGGCGCACGCATGATCGCCCACCGCCTCATGCCCGATGTCGCCATCGTCGTCGATGTCACCCACGCCACCGACACGCCGCAGATTGATCTCAAACTGCACGGCAGCGTGCAGCTCGGCGGCGGCCCCACGCTCACCCACGGCGCAGCCAACCACGTCGAAGTCGTCCAGCGCCTCATCGCCGTGGCAGAAAAGGAAAAGATCCCCGTCCAGCACGAGGCCACCTCCCGCACCACCGGCACCGACACCACCGCCATCTTCATCCAGCAGCACGGCATCCCCAGCGCCCTCGTCTCCCTGCCCTTGCGCTACATGCACAGCGTCGTCGAAATGGCCCACCTCCAGGATGTCGAGCACACCATCCAGCTCCTCACCGCCTTCGCCGAAAGCGTGAAGGCCAAGGACGTGTTTCGGGTGAAACTGTAG
- a CDS encoding efflux RND transporter periplasmic adaptor subunit, which produces MKRTTVPDLHSTEPGRSWRRVACAALLLAGVAGCSKETATGPPKQSVTPVLVAEVVRKDMPVTLRAIGRVSPIQTVTLKPQVTGRIAEVHFKDGQDVKKGDVLFTIERKPFEVALGEAKALLAQATAQAGNAKDQERRYQTLSKDGAVPQKELELATVNVKSASSQTAVAEATVQKAEMNLAYCDVRAPIPGRAGRVLADVGNVASAYQTDLVVINQIEPIEVTFAVPEQQLPALQRGMNAGALKVTANTSLPERLTVEGQLEFLDNTVKPNTGTIDVRATFKNTPQILWPGQYANLGVEVKVDKNAVVAPARAVQPGQNGTFVFMVLPDMTVRAMNVVVARMVENEAVISSGLEGGEKVVIDGHDRLRDGGKVSIKPGLEGSPSPDATAGVIP; this is translated from the coding sequence ATGAAACGAACCACCGTCCCTGACCTTCATTCGACGGAACCGGGCCGCTCATGGCGCAGGGTCGCGTGTGCGGCGCTGCTGCTGGCAGGCGTGGCCGGGTGCTCGAAGGAGACCGCCACAGGACCCCCCAAACAGAGCGTGACGCCGGTGCTGGTGGCGGAGGTGGTGCGCAAGGACATGCCCGTCACGTTGCGCGCCATCGGCCGCGTGTCACCGATCCAGACGGTGACGCTGAAGCCGCAGGTGACCGGCCGGATCGCAGAGGTGCACTTCAAGGACGGTCAGGATGTGAAGAAGGGCGACGTGCTGTTCACCATCGAACGCAAACCGTTCGAGGTGGCGCTGGGCGAAGCGAAGGCGCTGCTGGCACAGGCGACCGCGCAAGCGGGCAATGCGAAGGATCAGGAACGCCGCTACCAGACGCTGTCGAAGGACGGTGCCGTGCCGCAGAAGGAACTGGAGCTGGCGACGGTGAATGTGAAGTCCGCCAGCAGCCAGACCGCCGTGGCCGAGGCGACGGTGCAGAAGGCGGAGATGAACCTGGCCTACTGCGATGTGCGTGCGCCGATCCCGGGCCGTGCCGGGCGTGTCCTGGCCGATGTGGGCAACGTGGCGAGCGCGTATCAAACGGATCTCGTGGTGATCAATCAGATCGAACCGATTGAGGTGACCTTTGCGGTGCCGGAGCAGCAGTTGCCGGCTTTGCAGCGCGGGATGAACGCAGGCGCGCTGAAAGTGACCGCCAACACCAGCCTGCCGGAACGACTGACGGTGGAAGGGCAGCTCGAGTTTCTGGACAACACGGTCAAACCGAACACCGGGACGATCGATGTGCGTGCCACCTTCAAGAACACCCCGCAGATCCTCTGGCCCGGCCAGTATGCCAATCTAGGCGTGGAGGTGAAAGTGGACAAAAACGCGGTGGTGGCTCCGGCGCGTGCGGTGCAGCCCGGTCAGAATGGAACCTTTGTGTTTATGGTGCTGCCGGACATGACGGTGCGTGCGATGAATGTGGTGGTGGCACGCATGGTGGAAAACGAAGCGGTCATTTCCTCAGGACTCGAGGGTGGCGAAAAAGTGGTGATCGACGGGCATGATCGTCTGCGCGATGGCGGCAAAGTGAGCATCAAGCCGGGCCTGGAGGGCTCTCCTTCACCCGACGCCACAGCGGGAGTGATACCATGA
- a CDS encoding phosphodiester glycosidase family protein has translation MRSLAFLLTLALAGCVQPRAVVETEPPQPSLAPRYPSWDEVPAPWPDAAVVRPTPSGWRLDAPAESQPLIGDASVQNLSVSRHGHSVEVQFVLFDSRSYELKVLDQPEDWSGGGKITECMRKAGAIAGVNGGFFTPQFTPMGLMITDGQKTGAWQSNKLLTGAVVVHHTPQLLWNTEVRDTSSSSDLLQAGPRLVDAGRAVPNLERRKHATRTFIATDGAQRWIFGLARNVSLGELADILATPGLMPDFPVHRALNLDGGRSSALYYRTADGREHTDPGWSTVRNYLGIVPR, from the coding sequence ATGCGCTCTCTGGCCTTCCTTCTCACGCTCGCATTGGCAGGCTGTGTTCAACCACGCGCCGTGGTCGAAACGGAGCCTCCTCAGCCATCACTGGCCCCGCGCTACCCGTCCTGGGATGAAGTCCCCGCCCCCTGGCCAGACGCGGCGGTCGTGCGTCCCACGCCATCCGGCTGGCGTCTCGATGCCCCCGCTGAAAGTCAGCCGCTCATCGGTGATGCCTCTGTGCAAAATCTCAGCGTCAGCAGGCACGGTCATTCCGTCGAAGTCCAGTTCGTCCTGTTCGACAGCCGCAGCTACGAGCTCAAAGTCCTCGACCAGCCCGAAGACTGGTCCGGCGGCGGCAAGATCACCGAATGCATGCGCAAAGCCGGAGCCATCGCCGGGGTGAATGGCGGCTTCTTCACGCCGCAGTTCACCCCCATGGGCCTCATGATCACCGACGGGCAGAAAACCGGTGCGTGGCAGTCCAACAAGCTGCTCACCGGTGCCGTCGTCGTGCATCACACGCCGCAACTGCTCTGGAACACCGAGGTGCGTGACACCAGCAGCTCGAGCGATCTCCTCCAAGCCGGCCCGCGCCTCGTCGATGCCGGTCGTGCGGTGCCGAATCTTGAACGCCGCAAGCACGCCACGCGCACCTTCATCGCCACCGATGGCGCGCAGCGCTGGATCTTCGGCCTCGCCCGCAACGTCAGTCTCGGCGAACTCGCCGACATCCTCGCCACCCCCGGCCTCATGCCCGACTTCCCGGTGCATCGCGCCCTCAATCTCGACGGCGGCCGCTCCTCCGCCCTCTACTACCGCACCGCCGACGGCCGCGAGCACACCGACCCCGGCTGGAGCACCGTGAGAAACTACCTCGGCATTGTGCCACGATAG
- a CDS encoding non-canonical purine NTP pyrophosphatase, giving the protein MPSLLFATSNAHKTEEVAAILGSAWQVEDLRAHPGITLDEETGDTFEANAIIKAVSGSRGAPGLLVLADDSGLEVDALGGAPGVRSARYAGETATAADNRAKLKAELTKKAMYSRFIGRFHCCMVLARDGEVLHVTHGSVEGRLITHEVGEGGFGYDSLFIPDGFTETFGVLPAETKNQLSHRARALAAMKKKLAALR; this is encoded by the coding sequence GTGCCCTCCCTCCTCTTCGCCACCTCGAACGCCCACAAGACCGAAGAAGTCGCCGCCATCCTCGGCAGCGCCTGGCAGGTCGAAGATCTCCGCGCCCATCCCGGCATCACACTCGATGAGGAAACTGGCGACACCTTTGAAGCGAACGCCATCATCAAAGCCGTCAGCGGCAGCCGTGGCGCTCCGGGTTTGCTCGTGCTCGCCGATGACTCCGGCCTTGAAGTCGATGCCCTCGGCGGAGCGCCCGGCGTGCGCAGCGCCCGCTATGCCGGTGAAACCGCCACCGCCGCCGACAACCGCGCCAAGTTGAAAGCCGAACTCACCAAGAAGGCGATGTACTCTCGCTTCATCGGTCGCTTCCATTGCTGCATGGTCCTCGCGCGCGATGGCGAGGTGCTCCATGTCACCCACGGCAGCGTCGAAGGCCGTCTCATCACGCATGAGGTGGGCGAAGGCGGCTTCGGCTACGATTCTCTCTTCATTCCTGACGGTTTCACCGAGACGTTCGGGGTTCTTCCCGCCGAGACGAAAAACCAGCTCAGCCATCGTGCCCGGGCACTCGCCGCGATGAAGAAAAAACTCGCCGCACTTCGCTGA